One genomic region from Halorussus rarus encodes:
- a CDS encoding N-acyl homoserine lactonase family protein, translated as MTPTVTPLCCGSLTMDKSVLVAGETGVEIVAPSLSFLVEAERTVLVDTSFGDVDRMNDLHPGFDCRRDDGQTVEAALAGEGYEPGDVDAVVLTHLDWDHCYNLDTFVDGGATVYVQRRELAYAIAPYPMHATRYEAKSLGREPPWLSVDLTPVEGETEICSGVTVFPTPGHTVGHQSVAVDTDEGTTVIAMDAIPTFENLDGGDDAPFRRGGAVNDFDWWASAKEVAERADEILPGHEWALVDAGPEATG; from the coding sequence ATGACACCCACCGTGACCCCGCTGTGCTGCGGCTCGCTGACGATGGACAAGAGCGTCCTCGTCGCCGGGGAGACCGGCGTCGAGATCGTCGCGCCCTCGCTCTCGTTCCTCGTCGAGGCCGAGCGGACGGTGCTGGTCGACACCAGCTTCGGCGACGTCGACCGGATGAACGACCTGCATCCGGGGTTCGACTGCCGGCGCGACGACGGCCAGACCGTCGAGGCGGCGCTCGCCGGCGAGGGGTACGAGCCGGGCGACGTGGACGCGGTCGTGCTCACGCACCTCGACTGGGACCACTGCTACAACCTCGACACCTTCGTCGATGGGGGCGCGACCGTCTACGTCCAGCGCCGGGAGTTGGCGTACGCCATCGCGCCCTACCCGATGCACGCGACCCGGTACGAGGCCAAGTCGCTCGGCCGCGAACCCCCGTGGCTCTCTGTCGACCTGACGCCCGTGGAGGGCGAGACCGAAATCTGCTCGGGCGTCACGGTGTTCCCGACGCCGGGCCACACGGTCGGCCACCAGTCGGTCGCGGTCGACACGGACGAGGGGACGACCGTGATCGCGATGGACGCGATCCCGACGTTCGAGAACCTCGACGGCGGGGACGACGCTCCCTTCCGCCGCGGGGGCGCCGTGAACGACTTCGACTGGTGGGCCAGCGCGAAGGAGGTCGCCGAGCGCGCCGACGAGATTCTGCCCGGCCACGAGTGGGCGCTGGTCGACGCGGGCCCCGAGGCGACCGGGTGA
- a CDS encoding MFS transporter, protein METPEYGTRRAYGLVIVAALGYGCLMFVWFSLPAYLSTVIADIGLTGTQAGVLVGAVPLTYVPLALVSGVVVDRVGPGRSLAAGVLVFGVAQVGRSAAPGFPSLLAATLLVGVGATAVTFGLPKLVSVLFPPERTGTPSSIYLIGSSAGSAAVFGVGRPVLGPLLGGWRPLFFWSGVVAVGYAAVWYAVARRAGIDDSTAEGDASFSIDSIRRDLRLVLAHRELQLVVVVGTMYLLVNHGVQGWLPTVLEARGLPADLAGRTASGFVASFALGVATVPAVADRYAVRRAALVACGLVVFAGGLGLTVGGVGPLAFVGVVATGVGVGGLSPLVRAIPPELDGVGSELTGTAMGFVFAVGEIGGFLGPVIVGTSRGTTGSFAPGLGLLAAAGLVVVLAGGALRRLRR, encoded by the coding sequence ATGGAGACGCCGGAGTACGGCACGCGCCGCGCGTACGGCCTCGTGATCGTCGCGGCGCTCGGGTACGGGTGCCTGATGTTCGTCTGGTTCTCGCTGCCGGCCTACCTCTCGACCGTTATCGCGGACATCGGACTGACCGGCACGCAGGCCGGGGTGCTGGTCGGCGCGGTCCCGCTGACGTACGTCCCGCTCGCGCTGGTCTCGGGAGTCGTCGTCGACCGCGTGGGGCCCGGCCGGAGCCTCGCGGCCGGCGTCCTGGTGTTCGGCGTCGCCCAAGTCGGCCGGAGCGCAGCACCGGGGTTCCCGTCGCTGCTCGCGGCCACGCTCCTGGTCGGGGTCGGCGCGACCGCCGTCACGTTCGGGCTCCCGAAGCTCGTCTCGGTGCTGTTCCCGCCCGAGCGCACGGGAACGCCCTCGTCGATCTACCTCATCGGCTCGTCGGCGGGGTCGGCCGCCGTGTTCGGCGTGGGTCGGCCGGTGCTCGGGCCGCTGCTGGGCGGGTGGCGCCCGCTGTTCTTCTGGAGCGGCGTCGTCGCGGTCGGCTACGCCGCCGTCTGGTACGCCGTCGCGCGGCGGGCCGGCATCGACGATAGCACCGCCGAGGGCGACGCGTCGTTCTCGATCGACTCGATCCGCCGCGACCTCCGGCTGGTTCTGGCCCACCGGGAGCTCCAGCTCGTCGTGGTCGTCGGGACGATGTACCTGCTCGTCAACCACGGCGTCCAGGGCTGGCTCCCGACCGTGCTGGAGGCCCGCGGGCTCCCGGCCGACCTCGCCGGCCGGACCGCGAGCGGCTTCGTCGCGTCGTTCGCGCTCGGCGTCGCGACCGTCCCCGCGGTCGCGGACCGGTACGCCGTCCGGCGGGCCGCCCTGGTCGCGTGCGGGCTCGTCGTGTTCGCCGGCGGCCTCGGGCTGACGGTCGGCGGCGTCGGTCCCCTCGCCTTCGTGGGCGTCGTCGCCACCGGGGTCGGCGTCGGCGGGCTCTCGCCGCTGGTTCGGGCGATTCCCCCGGAGCTCGACGGGGTCGGCTCGGAGCTCACGGGGACCGCGATGGGGTTCGTCTTCGCGGTCGGCGAGATCGGCGGCTTCCTGGGCCCCGTAATCGTCGGGACGTCCCGCGGGACCACTGGCTCGTTCGCCCCCGGACTGGGGTTGCTCGCCGCCGCCGGACTGGTCGTCGTCCTCGCAGGGGGCGCCCTGCGGCGGCTGCGTCGGTGA
- the glnA2 gene encoding gamma-glutamylputrescine synthetase, with amino-acid sequence MTTTDEVLRAADAEDVELVRIAFVNNSGVPRGRVVDRDGLDGAFESGVNVTRAMQSFNALDRLAADGSYGPVGEVRVVPDPETFTPLPYDEGAAFALADLRTLDGEPWAAGPRAQLKRYLDEVADRGFSPAAAFESEFYYLRETEDGDLEPFDETTCFSTAGMRSAHDVISDTVDALKAQGMGLAAYYPEYGPGQQELVVDHDTGVAAADNYVLFKETVDAVADDHGLATSFRPKPFPQLPGSGCHVHLSLWRDGENAFHDPDADGHYPLSETGRHFVGGVLDHAPALVALTAPTVESYDRLAPGMWSSAFACWGRDNREAAVRVPSVDSRKPAATTRIEFKPADNTVNPYLVQLGLLAAGLDGVDRELDPGEPLDRDPSDLSDEERESQGIERLPATLKEAVEALADDDVLREAMGDPLFESYVEVKRSEWEQSTDDEGEWESEYLARGF; translated from the coding sequence ATGACGACGACTGACGAGGTGCTCCGAGCGGCAGACGCCGAGGACGTGGAGCTCGTCCGCATCGCGTTCGTCAACAACAGCGGGGTGCCCCGCGGCCGGGTCGTCGACCGGGACGGCCTCGACGGCGCCTTCGAGAGCGGCGTGAACGTCACCCGGGCGATGCAGTCGTTCAACGCGCTCGACCGGCTGGCGGCCGACGGTTCGTACGGGCCGGTCGGCGAGGTGCGGGTGGTGCCCGACCCCGAGACGTTCACCCCGCTGCCGTACGACGAGGGCGCGGCGTTCGCGCTGGCGGACCTCCGGACCCTCGACGGCGAGCCGTGGGCGGCCGGGCCGCGCGCGCAGTTGAAGCGGTACCTCGACGAGGTGGCCGACCGGGGGTTCTCGCCCGCGGCGGCGTTCGAGAGCGAGTTCTACTACCTCCGGGAGACCGAGGACGGCGACCTCGAACCGTTCGACGAGACGACCTGCTTCTCGACCGCCGGAATGCGCAGCGCCCACGACGTGATCTCGGACACGGTGGACGCGCTCAAGGCCCAGGGGATGGGCCTGGCGGCGTACTACCCCGAGTACGGCCCCGGCCAGCAGGAGCTCGTGGTCGACCACGACACCGGCGTCGCGGCCGCGGACAACTACGTCCTGTTCAAGGAGACGGTCGACGCGGTGGCCGACGACCACGGGCTGGCGACCAGCTTCCGCCCGAAGCCCTTCCCGCAGCTGCCCGGGTCGGGCTGTCACGTCCACCTCTCGCTGTGGCGCGACGGCGAGAACGCGTTCCACGACCCGGACGCCGACGGCCACTACCCGCTGAGCGAGACCGGCCGCCACTTCGTCGGCGGCGTGCTCGACCACGCCCCGGCGCTGGTGGCGCTGACCGCGCCCACGGTCGAGTCCTACGACCGGCTCGCGCCCGGCATGTGGTCGTCGGCGTTCGCCTGCTGGGGCCGCGACAACCGCGAGGCCGCGGTCCGGGTCCCCTCGGTCGACTCGCGGAAGCCGGCCGCGACAACCCGCATCGAGTTCAAGCCCGCCGACAACACCGTGAATCCCTACCTGGTCCAGCTCGGCCTGCTCGCTGCCGGGCTCGACGGTGTGGACCGCGAGCTCGACCCCGGCGAGCCGCTCGACCGCGACCCCTCGGACCTCAGTGACGAGGAGCGCGAGTCGCAGGGAATCGAGCGACTCCCCGCCACCCTGAAGGAGGCGGTCGAGGCGCTCGCCGACGACGACGTGCTCCGCGAGGCGATGGGCGACCCCCTGTTCGAGTCGTACGTCGAGGTCAAGCGCAGCGAGTGGGAGCAGTCGACGGACGACGAGGGCGAGTGGGAGTCGGAGTACCTCGCGAGAGGGTTCTGA